Proteins encoded within one genomic window of Mycolicibacterium aubagnense:
- a CDS encoding HAD-IIA family hydrolase: MAIGGVLFDIDGVLVTSWRPIDGAAETLRALEARQIARSFLTNTTTRTRQQIAELLCAAGIDVAVDEVVTAAVLTADYVRDRYPGARCFLVNNGQIGADMPGVELVYASDFAGPQQPDTPDVVLLGGAGPEYTHLTLSWVYDWMARGVPVVAMHRSNAWTTADGLRVDTGLYLAGLEQTTGYQGTAVGKPAPAGFLAAAARLGVEPEEMYMVGDDLNNDVLAAQVVGMTGVLVRTGKFRQDTLDRWAADEFAMQPNYVVDSVADLPELLGL; this comes from the coding sequence ATGGCAATCGGCGGGGTTCTCTTCGACATCGATGGTGTCCTGGTGACCTCGTGGCGCCCGATCGACGGTGCGGCGGAGACTCTGCGGGCGCTGGAAGCGCGTCAGATCGCCCGGTCCTTCCTCACCAACACCACCACGCGGACCCGCCAGCAGATCGCCGAATTGCTTTGTGCCGCAGGGATCGACGTCGCCGTCGACGAGGTGGTCACGGCCGCCGTCCTGACCGCCGACTACGTGCGCGACCGCTACCCGGGCGCCCGATGTTTCCTGGTGAACAACGGCCAGATCGGTGCGGACATGCCCGGGGTCGAGCTGGTTTACGCCTCCGATTTCGCCGGCCCGCAGCAGCCCGACACACCGGACGTGGTGCTGCTCGGCGGTGCCGGGCCCGAATACACGCATCTGACCCTCAGCTGGGTCTACGACTGGATGGCCCGCGGGGTCCCGGTGGTGGCCATGCACCGCAGCAACGCGTGGACCACCGCCGACGGGCTGCGGGTGGACACCGGGCTCTATCTGGCCGGCCTCGAACAGACCACCGGGTATCAGGGCACCGCCGTCGGCAAGCCCGCGCCCGCCGGGTTCCTGGCCGCGGCCGCCCGCCTCGGCGTCGAACCCGAAGAGATGTACATGGTCGGTGACGACCTCAACAACGACGTGCTGGCGGCCCAGGTCGTCGGGATGACCGGCGTGCTGGTGCGTACCGGCAAGTTTCGGCAGGACACGCTGGACCGTTGGGCCGCGGACGAATTCGCGATGCAGCCGAACTACGTGGTGGATTCGGTGGCTGACCTGCCGGAGCTGCTCGGGCTCTAG